The region TGGACAACAGCAGCACGCGTTTCATCGCGTGGCCGATCGCCAGTTCATCGGTAATGCCCATGCCGCCGTGCATCTGCACCGCTTCGCGCGCGATGTGATCGACGTTCTCTGTGATGTAAGCTTTTGCGCCCGCAGCCTGATGTTGCCAGGCTGCACTGTCGGACGTGTCCGTCAGCGCCGCGCGGTATAGCATTGATCGAGCTTGCTCGATCCGCGCATAGCAATCCACCAGGCGGTGCTGCAGCGCCTGGAAACTGCCGATTGGTACGCCGAATTGCTCGCGCTCCTTGACGTAAACGAGCGTATCCTCAAGCAATCTCTGGCCCAGACCGACCATTTCGGCGGCGGCCAGCAACCGTACTTCGGCGATCGCCTGATCAAGCAAGCCCGGGGCCAGATCAAGCTTCTCTCCCGTCACACGTGTAAAGCGTAATTCGCCAGCCATGCTGCCATCAGCCATGCGATATGCGCGGGTTTCGAGTCCCGGCGCATTGGCAGCCACGATAAAGAACTCAGTCGCGCCACCGTCTTGCGCAGACACGATAAACTGGTCTGCCAATGCAGCGCCTAAAACAAAGGTTTTCTCACCGGTAATTGTGCCGCTATCACTCTTGGTCTGTTTCGCTTCCAGACTGTAACGCTGATTGCGTTCAGCCCATGCAAGAGCGGTGAAGCTTTCGCCGGACAGCACGCCATCCAGGGCTGTCTCCGCACTTGCCGCTGCGAGCAGTTTTGCCGGAAGAACCCCGTTCTCCAGCCATGGGTCAGGGGAATTGGCCCTCCCGATCGCTTCACCGACCAGAGCCAGGTCAAGGATCGAACCTCCCATACCGCCCGCCTCTTCGCTTGCAGCCAGCGCTATCAGTCCCAACTCTGCCAACTCCTGCCAACGCGCAGGATCATACCCGCCATCATTCATGCGCAGCTTGCGCCGCGCCTCGACATCGATGGGGGCGGTGAAGCGCTCTACAGTCGCGCGAAACAGCTCCTGCTCTTCGGACAGATCGAAGTTCATTTGGCCACCTCATATGTGATCGGCAGCTTGGTTACCCCGCGCAGCATGATGTTGGGCAGGACTGTGATCCCGCCTTCATCTGCTAGCTGGAAATTGTCGAGCCGCTCCAGAAGCTCGTCAAAGGCGACGAACATTTCCTTGCGGCTCAGCATATTGCCCACACACATATGTGGGCCTTTCCCAAATGCCAGATGCGCGCGCGCG is a window of Altererythrobacter rubellus DNA encoding:
- a CDS encoding acyl-CoA dehydrogenase family protein, whose product is MNFDLSEEQELFRATVERFTAPIDVEARRKLRMNDGGYDPARWQELAELGLIALAASEEAGGMGGSILDLALVGEAIGRANSPDPWLENGVLPAKLLAAASAETALDGVLSGESFTALAWAERNQRYSLEAKQTKSDSGTITGEKTFVLGAALADQFIVSAQDGGATEFFIVAANAPGLETRAYRMADGSMAGELRFTRVTGEKLDLAPGLLDQAIAEVRLLAAAEMVGLGQRLLEDTLVYVKEREQFGVPIGSFQALQHRLVDCYARIEQARSMLYRAALTDTSDSAAWQHQAAGAKAYITENVDHIAREAVQMHGGMGITDELAIGHAMKRVLLLSKLFGDVDTNLVHYAEAA